Proteins found in one Leishmania major strain Friedlin complete genome, chromosome 35 genomic segment:
- a CDS encoding conserved hypothetical protein (previous protein_id=AAZ14349.1) encodes MSSRWPSSLLNATNKRLTERIEQLTFDLNTKRNSVAEQREVVALLKKHQHEAQQQVKIAAEALECERAAVENDEGKLKQLQLEAEADARRARQSKEAETQLSQAVSALESTLDQRCRALSGQREIAVELEKEARELVSAHLSRQRVGDELTAAQRELSSTVWSTLGRLNEQVCVATRRLEEVRGERLHVLQEVDAMHLALQYAVKDQAESLRALELVYVQTSQLDAQVLANAKSMEVLVAAARERKKLRGELQATLERLRGDSQRQALAHDLKRERYDKQVHALQKAVAALREDEEHSVILRRCEQAEVQQLCQQRRELEHVILLCEEKRQLLTQKQARRDALEGARALMQRQESTGQPSPAALCDMILALEQQEALLEDRVERTCAKLTGAIQTFMDEGRRGEHFNAAVADKMKAKLSLVSDQEASEGHVQLLRERGRKVEEALTERQALLSSMQALALEQRAQRQASWLREIEQLRGTLLRVQRDHQQLLHGTTTLRSSWHHTRKALEEKGMSQVKVLSDLRLLEAEVSRLDQEMSAAVEEHNSRLLQHEQAGVTLQSLMKAADAQVGALKEAAGAEAYIRAEVQIVEERIQADMQGALVELHLNENEVHELSEELQRHRKKLNLLRLRYEEVVTSMARAAQKPLNEEEGVGIPLPLLNSASDTCTPEAVHAHLLLRRSYEREQLMQRGNYLDLRLVALDKETSTLRHMLDGLRSSRRVTSEHVNALGEVFSTAKRAGASSIKNCSSQLAPSAPSCSPALIKKELLSSAKTSEHYLTAELQLLDETLAAMSQQRDDSRVRLHEMRATLKELQDTERQKRMQVQKLRESAQRSRKLANVVSVKCSR; translated from the coding sequence ATGTCTTCTCGATGGCCTTCATCTCTCCTCAACGCCACCAACAAGCGGCTCACGGAGCGCATTGAGCAGCTCACGTTTGACCTCAACACCAAACGCAACTCTGTcgcggagcagcgcgaggtTGTGGCGCTTCTCAAAAAACATCAGCACGAAGCTCAGCAGCAAGTCAAGATCGCTGCAGAGGCGCTAGAGTGCGAGCGGGCTGCCGTTGAAAACGATGAGGGCAAACTCAAACAGCTCCAACTAGAGGCTGAGGCAGATGCGCGACGAGCGCGCCAGTCAAAAGAGGCTGAAACTCAGCTCTCTCAAGCTGTCTCCGCTTTGGAGTCGACTTTGGatcagcgctgccgtgctTTGAGTGGGCAACGAGAGATCGCTGTGGAGCTCGAGAAGGAGGCAAGGGAGCTGGTATCGGCGCATctcagccgccagcgcgtggGGGATGAGTTGACTGCTGCACAGCGCGAGCTTTCATCCACCGTGTGGTCCACGCTCGGTCGCCTCAACGAGCAAGTTTGTGTCGCCACGCGGCGCTTGGAAGAGGTGCGAGGTGAGCGCCTTCATGTACTGCAGGAGGTCGACGCCATGCATCTCGCTTTGCAGTATGCTGTTAAGGATCAGGCGGAGAGCTTGCGAGCACTGGAGCTAGTTTACGTGCAGACTTCCCAGCTAGATGCGCAGGTTCTAGCAAATGCCAAGTCCATGGAGGTTCTGGTAGCGGCTGCCCGCGAGAGGAAGAAGCTCCGCGGTGAGCTGCAAGCCACGCTGGAGCGGCTCCGCGGGGATAGTCAGCGCCAAGCACTCGCCCACGATCTTAAGCGCGAGCGGTACGACAAGCAAGTCCATGCGCTCCAAAAGGCCGTCGCTGCCTTGAGAGAGGATGAAGAGCACTCAGTGATCTTAAGGCGCTGCGAGCAGGCCGAGGTACAGCAACTTTGTCAACAACGTCGAGAGCTCGAGCACGTCATCCTCTTGTGcgaggagaagaggcagcTACTGACGCAGAAGCAGGCGCGTCGTGATGCGCTGGAGGGCGCTCGTGCGCTGATGCAGCGTCAGGAGTCGACCGGGCAGCCGTCACCAGCGGCGCTGTGTGACATGATCCTGGCCCTTGAGCAGCAGGAAGCGCTACTGGAAGACCGTGTGGAGCGCACCTGTGCGAAGCTCACCGGGGCGATTCAGACTTTCATGGACGAGGGTCGAAGGGGTGAGCACTTCAACGCTGCAGTAGCTGATAAGATGAAGGCCAAATTGTCCCTTGTCTCGGACCAGGAAGCCTCAGAAGGTCACGTACAGCTTcttagagagagaggcagaaaGGTCGAGGAGGCACTGACCGAGCGGCAGGCATTGCTCTCCTCGATGCAGGCATTGGCGTTGGAGCAGCGCGCTCAGCGTCAGGCCTCCTGGCTGCGCGAGATCGAGCAGCTACGTGGCACCCttctgcgcgtgcagcgaGACCATCAGCAGCTACTACATGGCACCACGACGCTTCGCAGTAGCTGGCATCACACGCGCAAAGCAttggaggagaagggcatgTCGCAGGTAAAGGTACTGAGCGACTTGCGTCTGCTTGAGGCGGAAGTGTCCCGGCTGGACCAAGAGATGTCAGCCGCTGTGGAGGAACACAATAGCCGGTTGCTCCAGCACGAACAGGCAGGAGTGACACTGCAATCATTGATGAAGGCGGCCGACGCGCAGGTTGGCGCGCTCAAGGAGGCGGCAGGCGCCGAGGCGTACATTCGAGCCGAGGTGCAGATCGTGGAGGAGCGGATTCAGGCCGATATGCAAGGCGCCCTTGTTGAGCTGCACCTCAACGAGAACGAAGTGCACGAGCTGAGCGAGGAGTTGCAGCGGCATCGGAAGAAACTGAatcttcttcgcctccgctATGAGGAGGTGGTGACGTCAATggctcgcgcagcgcagaagccgctgaacgaggaggaaggggtgggCATCCCGCTGCCCCTGCTCAACAGCGCGAGCGACACTTGCACTCCAGAGGCGGTGCACGCCCATCTATTGCTGCGTCGCTCCTATGAGCGAGAGCAGCTCATGCAACGCGGCAACTACCTCGATCTTCGCTTGGTGGCGCTGGATAAGGAAACAAGCACCCTGCGGCACATGCTGGATGGGCTGCGCTCCTCTCGTCGCGTCACATCGGAACATGTCAACGCTCTGGGCGAGGTCTTCTCGACGGCGAAAAGGGCTGGAGCTTCCTCGATCAAAAACTGCAGCTCACAACTGGCACCTTCGGCTCCTTCATGCTCCCCTGCGCTTATCAAAAAGGAGCTGCTGAGTAGTGCTAAAACGAGCGAACACTACTtgacggcggagctgcagctaCTAGATGAGACTTTAGCTGCTATGAGTCAACAGCGTGATGACTcgcgggtgcggctgcacgagATGCGCGCGACGCTGAAGGAATTGCAGGATACTGAGCGGCAGAAGCGCATGCAAGTGCAGAAGCTTCGTGAGAGTGCTCAGCGTTCTCGTAAACTGGCTAACGTTGTGAGCGTGAAGTGCAGCAGGTAA
- a CDS encoding thioredoxin-like protein (previous protein_id=AAZ14350.1) has translation MLKVSSKEHYAEIKKKAEDSLGLVVHFSATWCEPCTAVNEHLTKQAAEYGDNVVFAEVDCGELGDVCEAEGVESVPFVAYFRTPLVGDDRRVERVADVAGAKFDQIDMNTHSLFGEKGGNGVQQKDFATVDDYLHYLTKRPGVVMFITGTPSRPRCGFTGRLCELVHQLGVPFIYYDVMTSDAVCERLKIYANWPTYPQVYVDGELIGGWDICRELNEEGELKSTLKH, from the coding sequence ATGCTCAAGGTCAGCTCGAAAGAGCACTACGCCGAGATCAAGAAGAAGGCCGAAGACTCGTTGGGGCTTGTCGTACACTTTAGCGCCACCTGGTGCGAGCCCTGCACCGCTGTCAATGAACACCTTACCAAGCAAGCTGCCGAGTACGGCGACAACGTTGTCTTTGCTGAGGTAGATTGCGGCGAATTGGGTGACGTGTGCGAGGCAGAGGGGGTGGAGTCGGTTCCATTCGTCGCGTACTTCCGCACCCCCCTTGTCGGCGATGACCGTCGAGTCGAGCGCGTGGCGGATGTAGCTGGCGCAAAGTTTGACCAGATCGACATGAATACTCACTCCTTGTTTGGCGAGAAGGGTGGCAACGGGGTTCAGCAGAAGGACTTTGCCACAGTGGACGATTACCTGCACTACCTCACGAAGCGGCCTGGGGTCGTAATGTTCATCACCGGCACCCCATCTCGTCCGCGCTGCGGCTTTACTGGTCGGCTGTGTGAGCTGGTGCATCAACTTGGCGTCCCCTTCATCTACTACGACGTCATGACGAGCGACGCAGTGTGCGAGCGTCTCAAGATATACGCCAACTGGCCGACGTATCCGCAGGTATACGTAGACGGTGAGCTGATCGGAGGGTGGGACATCTGCCGTGAGCTGAACGAGGAGGGCGAACTGAAGTCGACTTTGAAGCACTGA
- a CDS encoding conserved hypothetical protein (previous protein_id=AAZ14351.1) encodes MMAIARGMPATTAVQANVMSRVGRTVLSWLEKLKNSIADTPLYFWVYIGALVWITRQLTNRTSKATRRITVAGRQVHLNEPEAQMASNVVDIDKIDVDFSDVGGLEDVKDALTEHIKWPFQHQELFSGKTVRSHPKGVLLYGPPGTGKTLLARALAKELGCSFINVNTESIFSKWVGDTERNAAAVFTLAAKISPCVIFVDEIDSLLSSRSAMDATPHMHAKTIFMTHWDGLEKDSDARIIVVGATNRRFTIDDAIRRRLPLQLEVPPPDAKAREKILSILLAHDLEYNPKKDGLIRYVALKTAEYTGSDLSELCKAAALMPLREMESMKAGGASSAAPETVPPLTQQHFDKAMERVKASK; translated from the coding sequence ATGATGGCAATAGCGCGCGGCATGCCGGCAACCACCGCTGTGCAAGCAAACGTGATGTCTAGGGTGGGTCGCACAGTTCTCAGCTGGCTGGAAAAGCTGAAGAACTCCATCGCTGACACACCGCTTTACTTCTGGGTTTACATAGGGGCACTAGTGTGGATCACTCGTCAGCTCACGAACCGCACTAGCAAGGCAACTCGCCGCATTACCGTCGCTGGGAGGCAGGTGCACCTGAACGAGCCCGAAGCCCAAATGGCCTCCAACGTGGTGGACATCGACAAGATCGACGTTGACTTTAGCGACGTTGGCGGGCTGGAAGACGTGAAGGATGCCCTAACGGAGCACATCAAGTGGCCTTTCCAGCACCAAGAGCTCTTTAGCGGCAAGACGGTACGATCCCATCCGAAGGGCGTGCTGCTGTACGGCCCTCCTGGCACTGGCAAAACTCTCCTGGCTCGTGCGCTCGCCAAGGAGTTGGGTTGCTCTTTCATTAACGTCAACACGGAATCTATCTTCTCCAAGTGGGTCGGCGACACGGAGCGCAACGCGGCTGCCGTCTTCACCTTGGCAGCCAAGATATCTCCGTGCGTCATCTTCGTGGACGAGATCGACTCACTACTTAGTAGCCGTAGTGCCATGGATGCAACGCCGCACATGCACGCCAAGACAATCTTCATGACGCACTGGGACGGCCTCGAGAAGGACAGCGACGCCCGCATAATTGTCGTCGGCGCCACGAACCGCCGCTTCACCATCGACGACGCTATTCGCCGTCGTCttccgctgcagctggaggtgcCGCCACCCGATGCGAAGGCACGGGAGAAGATTCTCAgcatcctcctcgctcaTGACCTGGAGTACAACCCGAAAAAGGACGGTCTCATTCGCTACGTAGCGCTCAAGACGGCGGAATACACCGGCTCTGACCTGTCGGAGTTGTGCAAAGCCGCGGCCCTCATGCCGCTACGTGAGATGGAGTCAATGAAGGCCGGTGGTGCttcctctgctgcgccagagACGGTCCCGCCGCTAACACAGCAGCACTTTGACAAGGCTATGGAACGCGTAAAGGCTTCCAAGTGA
- a CDS encoding conserved hypothetical protein (previous protein_id=AAZ14352.1), with translation MQELAQQFEQQGIRCSADAPQRLWCSFCTTYREDLAKFNDPLSEREGGVGVKAEEGETGTLDEAARADSDSGSSPSTPGPTRARHTRTPSPSLCTLEATKEAVLAHCATRTHLYLYECHVQNGLQHWCGVELHGYRMLLSHHCIYPSRMFGDGRLLMDTSISGGMLLGLDVCGGVKLWPQHQYTAVELILPSALSGVREVLVPPVSMSGAGEESQRASEAGSGKQRASSPPLPRNLPGSRVIRIIHEASEIPAEVAGSYNSALNGSRRKGSKAMRSLDRGPAGTSGGRASSSIVPRYFDEFHRLRSQRVMEGSLKTVLEATNASIIGEARLRRQRRRYAVKHNKTIFIKGKTAAGDEQ, from the coding sequence ATGCAGGAGCTTGCGCAGCAGTTTGAGCAACAAGGCATTCGGTGCTCAGCAGACGCTCCTCAGCGGCTGTGGTGCTCGTTTTGCACTACCTACCGGGAGGACTTGGCTAAATTTAATGACCCTCTTAGTGAGCGGGAGGGCGGGGTCGGCGTGAaagcggaagagggggagaccGGGACTCTCGATGAAGCAGCACGTGCCGACTCCGATTCTGGTTCCTCACCTTCGACCCCAGGCCCGACTCGGGCccgccacacgcgcactccTTCGCCCTCGCTTTGCACATTAGAGGCTACTAAGGAGGCCGTTTTGGCCCACTGCGCAACACGTACCCACCTCTATCTCTACGAGTGCCATGTGCAAAACGGATTGCAGCACTGGTGCGGGGTCGAGTTGCATGGCTACCGTATGCTTCTCAGCCACCACTGTATCTACCCTTCCCGCATGTTCGGCGACGGTCGCCTGCTGATGGATACCTCTATCTCCGGTGGGATGCTGCTCGGATTGGACGTCTGTGGTGGAGTGAAGCTGTGGCCGCAGCATCAGTACACTGCCGTGGAGCTGATTCTTCCATCGGCGCTCAGCGGGGTTCGCGAAGTGCTGGTCCCCCCGGTGTCTATGTCGGGCGCCGGGGAGGAGAGCCAACGAGCGAGTGAAGCAGGGAGCGGCAAGCAACGTGCGTCgtctccgcctctgccgagAAACCTGCCAGGGAGCCGCGTCATTCGTATCATCCACGAGGCTTCGGAGATCccagcggaggtggcgggcTCCTACAACAGCGCCTTGAATGGGTCGCGGAGGAAGGGCAGTAAAGCTATGCGGTCTCTCGATCGAGGCCCTGCTGGCACATCTGGTGGCCGTGCGAGTTCAAGCATTGTACCGCGGTACTTTGATGAGTTCCACAGGTTGCGTAGCCAGCGAGTCATGGAGGGGTCTCTCAAAACGGTACTGGAGGCCACCAACGCATCCATCATTGGCGAGGCTCGCCtgcgcaggcagcgccgtcgctaCGCAGTGAAGCACAACAAGACTATTTTCATCAAGGGGAAGACTGCGGCCGGCGATGAGCAGTAA
- a CDS encoding conserved hypothetical protein (previous protein_id=AAZ14353.1), translated as MSITSRFIGGVKHLLKGGSMKYLAAGEPYCPFGEAFGLTILPEYILEDDASNLRKGYVDVYTRASDRIILNDGRFQLPPLPPASFMPLLERLEQDNVVPKSWLNNQTANLYEPGDFIRAHIDNLFVYDDIFAICSLGSNCLLRFVHVQNGEELDVMVPDRSVYIMSGPARYVYFHMVLPVEAQRFSLVFRRSIMESDGGFRPVKTPFKEIMPYRATQILNALYSKQVGGVRVSVDDDFLESADIGAFDTSRWVKRLHPLRDWSLLRQLDEDEARVEALREKRFIDVDFSWRYRELRSYYKAMEESLVSPHVAHVTPQA; from the coding sequence ATGTCCATCACGTCGAGATTCATAGGAGGGGTCAAGCACCTCCTGAAAGGCGGCAGCATGAAGTACTTGGCAGCAGGCGAGCCATACTGCCCGTTCGGGGAGGCGTTTGGCTTGACGATTCTGCCGGAGTACATTCTTGAAGACGATGCCTCAAACCTGCGCAAAGGGTACGTGGATGTCTACACGCGTGCCTCTGATCGCATCATCCTCAACGACGGCCGTTTTCAGCTGCCTCCGCTTCCTCCCGCCTCCTtcatgccgctgctcgaACGTCTCGAGCAGGACAACGTGGTGCCGAAGAGCTGGCTTAATAATCAGACCGCCAACCTGTACGAGCCAGGCGACTTCATTCGCGCCCACATCGACAACCTTTTCGTGTACGACGACATCTTCGCCATTTGTTCCCTCGGCAGCAACTGCCTTTTGCGCTTTGTGCACGTGCAGAACGGGGAGGAGCTGGATGTGATGGTGCCGGACAGGTCCGTGTACATCATGTCAGGACCAGCACGGTACGTGTACTTCCACATGGTGCTTCCtgtcgaggcgcagcgcttTTCGCTTGTGTTTCGGCGCTCCATCATGGAATCGGATGGCGGCTTTAGGCCAGTGAAAACTCCTTTCAAAGAAATCATGCCATATCGAGCCACCCAAATCCTCAACGCGCTGTACAGCAAGCAGGTCGGCGGTGTGCGAGTGTCCGTGGACGACGACTTCTTAGAGAGCGCCGACATTGGCGCCTTCGACACGTCGCGGTGGGTGAAGCGGCTGCATCCACTTCGGGACTGGTCGTTGCTGCGGCAGTTGGATGAGGACGAGGCGCGTGTGGAAGCGCTGCGTGAGAAGCGCTTCATCGACGTCGACTTTAGCTGGCGCTACAGGGAGCTGCGATCCTACTACAAGGCGATGGAGGAGTCGCTTGTGTCTCCGCATGTAGCTCACGTGACGCCGCAAGCGTAG
- a CDS encoding conserved hypothetical protein (previous protein_id=AAZ14354.1) — MTVSPSAASTAAPTIFIRCATLHSRGELLNGFFFAHRATLGIQDWYETARTPVSGGTGNAEEKFSSAEDSAAVGDTPHSASSPRLPPHFPVEVLYMRNSRKPYFLVEWRYPTSEEENKRKDPSDGSSGVKEGVSEVHEARAGSSQNRVTEEFLLQVAERTLALGKQELPDNGATWKGQPVFISAALPGMTVMAERRKLELRDAQLKIQRSAEKRERAEDDSAAQTAGTKQRDSGVVASTFIPRCVRRRT; from the coding sequence ATGACCGTGTCCCCATCTGCTGCGTCTACTGCTGCACCGACCATCTTTATTCGCTGTGCCACACTGCACAGCCGTGGCGAGCTTCTGAACGGCTTCTTCTTCGCGCACCGCGCCACACTCGGCATTCAGGACTGGTACGAGACTGCACGAACGCctgtcagcggcggcacaggaAACGCGGAAGAAAAGTTCAGCAGTGCCGAGGATAGTGCCGCTGTGGGAGACACCCCTCACAgtgcctcgtcgccgcggctACCGCCCCACTTTCCAGTAGAGGTACTGTATATGCGCAACTCTCGCAAACCGTACTTTCTTGTTGAATGGCGCTACCCCACATCGGAGGAAGAGAACAAGCGAAAGGACCCGagtgacggcagcagcggcgtcaaGGAGGGGGTGTCCGAGGTACACGAGGCGCGAGCCGGCTCTTCGCAGAACCGCGTCACCGAGGAGTTTCTGCTGCAGGTTGCAGAACGCACCCTTGCCTTAGGGAAGCAGGAGCTGCCTGATAATGGCGCGACGTGGAAGGGACAGCCAGTGTTCATCAGCGCTGCATTACCTGGGATGACTGTGATGGCTGAACGGCGAAagctggagctgcgcgaTGCACAGCTAAAGATTCAGCGATCCGCAGAGAAGCGAGAGCGGGCGGAGGACGACTCTGCAGCACAGACTGCGGGGACGAAGCAGAGAGACTCTGGCGTCGTCGCCTCTACTTTCATTCCCCGCTGCGTGCGGCGACGAACGTga
- a CDS encoding putative ubiquitin-conjugating enzyme e2 (previous protein_id=AAZ14355.1) encodes MALRRIQKELKDLEKDPPANTSGGPVSESDLFNWKATIIGPEDSPYAGGLFFLNIHFPSDYPFKPPKLQFTTKIYHPNINNNGGICLDILKDQWSPALTISKVLLSVCSLLTDPNPDDPLVPDIARQYKTDRNAFNKTAAEWTRQYAM; translated from the coding sequence atGGCACTTCGCCGCATCcagaaggagctgaaggaCCTCGAAAAGGACCCGCCAGCGAACACGAGCGGCGGCCCGGTCAGCGAGAGCGACCTCTTTAATTGGAAGGCTACCATCATTGGCCCGGAAGACTCACCATACGCAGGTGGCCTCTTCTTTCTCAACATTCATTTCCCCTCTGACTACCCGTTCAAGCCACCGAAGCTACAGTTTACAACCAAGATCTACCACCCGAACATAAACAACAACGGCGGCATCTGCCTTGATATTCTCAAGGACCAGTGGTCACCGGCGCTGACGATCTCGAAGGTTTTGCTGTCCGTGTGCTCTCTGTTGACGGACCCCAACCCTGACGACCCGCTGGTGCCGGATATCGCGCGCCAGTACAAGACTGATAGGAACGCCTTCAACAAGACAGCCGCCGAGTGGACTCGTCAGTATGCCATGTAG
- a CDS encoding histone H4 (previous protein_id=AAZ14356.1), whose protein sequence is MAKGKRSTDAKGSQRRQKKVLRDNIRGITRGCVRRMARRGGVKRISSEVYEEVRRVLKAYVEDIVRCSTAYTEYARKKTVTACDVVTALRKQGHILYGYA, encoded by the coding sequence ATGGCCAAGGGCAAGCGCTCCACTGATGCCAAGGGCAGCCAGAGGCGCcagaagaaggtgctgcgcgacaacATCCGCGGGATCACTCGCGGCTGCGTCCGCCGCatggcgcgccgcggtggcgtgaAGCGCATCTCGAGCGAGGTGTACGAagaggtgcgccgcgtgctgaAGGCCTACGTGGAGGACattgtgcgctgcagcacggcctaCACCGAGTATGCGCGCAAGAAGACTGTGACGGCGTGCGATGTTGTGACCGCGCTGCGGAAGCAAGGCCACATCCTGTACGGCTACGCGTAA